The Oscillospiraceae bacterium genome has a segment encoding these proteins:
- the trxA gene encoding thioredoxin, with translation MAVMTVTKENFQEEVMQAGCPVLLDFWATWCGPCRMVSPIVDEIGAEVTGAKVGKVNVDEQPELAQAFGIASIPTLLVIRDGRTVNRAVGVRSKEEILQMLD, from the coding sequence ATGGCCGTTATGACCGTTACAAAAGAGAATTTTCAGGAAGAAGTGATGCAGGCCGGGTGCCCGGTGCTGTTGGATTTTTGGGCCACCTGGTGCGGCCCGTGCCGTATGGTGTCGCCCATTGTGGATGAGATCGGCGCAGAGGTTACCGGCGCCAAGGTGGGCAAGGTGAATGTGGACGAGCAGCCGGAGCTGGCCCAGGCCTTTGGCATTGCCAGTATTCCCACTTTGTTGGTGATTCGGGACGGCCGTACGGTTAATCGTGCCGTAGGTGTTCGCTCTAAGGAAGAGATTTTGCAAATGCTGGACTGA
- a CDS encoding ferredoxin thioredoxin reductase catalytic beta chain: MKIKLNPDKEMVKTVREGLKRTGGYCPCMLERSPDTKCMCKAFREQKEPGFCHCRLYYKTEEDD, translated from the coding sequence GTGAAGATCAAATTGAATCCGGATAAAGAGATGGTCAAAACCGTGCGAGAGGGCTTAAAGCGCACCGGCGGCTACTGCCCCTGTATGCTGGAGCGTTCGCCGGACACCAAGTGTATGTGCAAGGCGTTCAGAGAGCAAAAGGAGCCGGGTTTTTGCCATTGTCGGTTGTATTATAAAACAGAGGAGGATGACTAA